In Clostridium omnivorum, the DNA window CTATTCTTTATACCTCCCCATGTACAAAATCTTTTTGAAGATAAACATGATTGGGTGGTATCATTAAGCAGGTGTATAACTTTTTATAGAAATGGTAAAGGGGTAAGGGGAGTACTATTAGTAGATCTTAATTTCAAAGCCATAGAACAGCTTTGCAGAAGAGTAAGTCTTGGTAGAAGGGGATATATTTATATTGTTGATTCAGAAGGAAATATTGTATACCATCCACAGCAGCAGTTAATTTATATGGGTTTAAAATATGAGAACAATGACGATATATTAAAGCATAGCTATGGTACCTTTATGCAGGAATTTGGTGGAGATAGAAGGCTGGTTACAGTAAAAACTGTAAATTATACTGGTTGGAAGATAGTTGGAATATCCTATATGGATGAATTAGTTGCTGCCAAAAGGGATATTTATAACTATGTATGGTTTATAGTAATTACAGGTATTATCTTTATAATAGCTATTTTTAGTGTTATATCAGCAAAGATTTCACAGCCGATAAAAGAGCTGGAAAAGTCAATGAAACTTGTGGAAGAAGGTAATTTTGATATTAATATAGATGTAAGAGGAGAAGATGAAGTAGTAGAGCTATCTAGAACCTTTAACATTATGGTATCAAGAATTAGAGAACTAATGGATCAAATACTTGTGGAGCAGGAAGCTAAGAGAAAGAGTGACTTAAATGCGCTGCAGGCTCAGATAAATCCGCATTTTTTATATAATACCTTAGATTCAATAGTGTGGATGGCGGAAAATGGCAAGAGCCAGGATGTTATCACCATGGTAACTGCTTTAGCAAGACTATTTAGAATCAGTATAAGTAAGGGTAAAGATATTATTTCTGTGGAGCAGGAACTTGAGCATGCAAGGAATTATATGATAATCCAAAAGATTAGATATAAGAATAAATTTAGTTTTGAAATAAATGCAGATAAAGAAGCACTTACTCGTAAGACTTTAAAGCTTATTTTACAGCCAATTATAGAAAATTCCATTTATCACGGTATAGAATATATGGTGGATGAAGGGCTTATTAAAATAAATGTAAGAACCACTGAGGATAAATTAATATATGAGATAAGTGACAATGGACTTGGAATGAAACAAGAAGTACTTGAAAATATATTGTCTTTTAAATCTAA includes these proteins:
- a CDS encoding cache domain-containing sensor histidine kinase, which produces MKEILKKYIAAPVNRLLKSFRLRSIQFIITVSFTVITVFAILIVGTTLYNRFNKAAEEDASLSTRQIIEQVNLNLDDYLTSMVQTSNLLNSTINKYPSLPNDKLEGQMNVIPDTKQDIVTLAVFSEDGELLMGSPNSKLKSNVVIERQEWFHSALSLPGSLFFIPPHVQNLFEDKHDWVVSLSRCITFYRNGKGVRGVLLVDLNFKAIEQLCRRVSLGRRGYIYIVDSEGNIVYHPQQQLIYMGLKYENNDDILKHSYGTFMQEFGGDRRLVTVKTVNYTGWKIVGISYMDELVAAKRDIYNYVWFIVITGIIFIIAIFSVISAKISQPIKELEKSMKLVEEGNFDINIDVRGEDEVVELSRTFNIMVSRIRELMDQILVEQEAKRKSDLNALQAQINPHFLYNTLDSIVWMAENGKSQDVITMVTALARLFRISISKGKDIISVEQELEHARNYMIIQKIRYKNKFSFEINADKEALTRKTLKLILQPIIENSIYHGIEYMVDEGLIKINVRTTEDKLIYEISDNGLGMKQEVLENILSFKSKNTGGSGVGVKNVHERIQLSYGKEYGLAIESELEEGTTVTITIPLID